Proteins from a single region of Companilactobacillus farciminis KCTC 3681 = DSM 20184:
- a CDS encoding glycosyl hydrolase family 8 encodes MFKRHKYQWLIGGLIILVSFAIGFAIYSTSVKESTTGISSETVKSQYKIWEKAYLRGNNTQKFVKTNNGTKAQTLSEAQGYGMLITVMAAQQGFGNQKTFNQLTNYYLSHRISADNPLMAWRQTQTANKMVSTKAEKTSATDGDLDIAYSLILADKKWGSKGKIDYQKLAVDLIQGISKYEINSETSLPKVGDWATGKNQNVVRTSDLISAYFREFASYTKDGSWTKTMQNSQKTLKKLSEQHQTGLMADFVEVSGSNLDVATTKANQIASKHDNQYGFNACRIPWRVAYDYQLNHSQVSKTVGTKLNHFFEKQKKITAIYTLNGKRVENYENTAFSAPVVYSAEVLNNQVLKNRYKKVLTTPIPSGDYYPATIQMLVLLAGGSDK; translated from the coding sequence ATGTTCAAACGGCATAAATATCAGTGGTTGATCGGTGGTTTGATAATTCTTGTTTCTTTTGCTATCGGTTTTGCGATTTATAGTACATCAGTAAAAGAAAGTACGACCGGAATTAGTTCAGAAACCGTTAAATCACAGTACAAAATTTGGGAAAAAGCTTATTTAAGAGGTAATAACACTCAAAAATTCGTTAAAACTAATAATGGAACAAAGGCACAGACACTTTCAGAGGCTCAAGGCTATGGGATGTTGATAACAGTCATGGCAGCTCAACAAGGGTTTGGCAATCAAAAAACTTTCAATCAGCTGACCAATTACTACTTGTCCCATCGAATCAGTGCGGATAATCCCTTGATGGCTTGGCGGCAAACTCAAACAGCTAACAAGATGGTCAGCACCAAAGCTGAAAAAACTAGCGCTACCGATGGTGATTTGGATATTGCTTATTCATTGATTTTGGCTGATAAAAAATGGGGCAGTAAAGGCAAAATCGACTATCAGAAATTAGCTGTGGATTTGATTCAAGGGATTTCTAAATATGAGATCAATTCAGAAACTAGTTTGCCGAAAGTAGGAGATTGGGCTACTGGCAAAAATCAAAATGTGGTTCGGACATCAGATTTGATTTCAGCTTATTTTCGTGAATTTGCCAGCTATACGAAAGACGGTAGTTGGACGAAGACAATGCAGAATAGTCAAAAGACGCTGAAAAAATTAAGCGAACAGCATCAAACTGGTCTGATGGCAGATTTTGTTGAAGTCAGTGGGTCTAATTTGGACGTTGCGACGACTAAAGCTAATCAAATTGCTTCCAAACACGACAATCAATACGGTTTCAATGCTTGTCGGATACCTTGGCGAGTGGCCTACGATTATCAGTTGAATCACAGTCAAGTTAGCAAAACAGTTGGAACTAAGCTGAATCACTTCTTTGAAAAACAAAAGAAAATTACTGCTATCTATACTCTGAATGGCAAGCGAGTCGAGAATTACGAAAATACGGCCTTTTCAGCACCAGTAGTGTATTCAGCAGAAGTATTAAATAATCAAGTTTTGAAGAATCGCTATAAAAAAGTTTTAACGACACCAATTCCTAGTGGCGACTATTATCCAGCTACGATCCAAATGTTGGTATTGTTGGCCGGTGGTTCTGATAAATAA
- a CDS encoding DUF2252 domain-containing protein, with protein sequence MHRTPYTYQDTDAFKSTEQLIIRGRFFATTVSDKFNQYEPKKRNIHKILNIKNKLLVPELLAVKRERMSKSLFAFFRGTVDVMHYDLSRNENSGIKVLVGGDAHLGNFGFYGSSEGQLLFDMNDFDEAHLGHWEYDVKRLLVSALIVARSHGFPETDVQEFLLTVVDTYFDTLRHMTKISEMKRFILPNTLQNITEIFGKLKDNEEYFQESFNKMIAKSIKKAQKSNSKLVIEKYTEVDATGARRFVENKPVTQHISEKDYKSVVDGYKDYKKGQRSDVRLFLEDFDIVDIVRHSVGVGSVGTLCYLILLQDLDSNYLVLQAKQALPIYNDDKLYSDDEVSQGQNIVNSQLILQSASDPFLGAFDTKKYSFYMRQFKDMKSSINLDKLDFESFEDYVKVCVILLARAHSHSPNYPLIIGFGAEYADIANSLMTFTNSYIKQVEYDYESFKKEQRDES encoded by the coding sequence ATGCATCGAACACCGTACACTTATCAAGATACTGATGCCTTCAAGAGTACTGAACAATTGATCATCAGAGGACGTTTTTTTGCGACGACCGTGTCGGATAAGTTCAACCAATATGAACCAAAGAAACGCAATATTCATAAGATTTTAAACATCAAAAACAAGCTACTAGTGCCGGAACTTTTGGCAGTCAAACGGGAAAGAATGTCTAAGTCATTGTTTGCTTTCTTTCGGGGAACGGTTGATGTCATGCACTATGATTTGTCGAGAAATGAAAATAGCGGCATAAAGGTATTGGTCGGTGGTGATGCTCACCTAGGTAATTTCGGTTTTTATGGTTCGTCCGAGGGGCAGTTACTATTTGATATGAACGACTTCGATGAGGCACATTTGGGTCATTGGGAATATGACGTGAAGCGTTTATTAGTCAGTGCTTTGATAGTAGCAAGATCACATGGTTTTCCAGAAACTGACGTTCAAGAATTCTTATTGACGGTAGTAGATACATACTTCGATACTTTGCGTCATATGACAAAGATTTCTGAAATGAAGCGATTTATTTTACCGAATACTTTGCAAAACATTACTGAAATCTTTGGTAAATTGAAAGATAATGAGGAATATTTCCAAGAGTCATTCAATAAAATGATAGCCAAGAGTATCAAGAAAGCTCAAAAGAGTAACTCCAAACTAGTCATTGAAAAATATACTGAAGTAGATGCGACTGGTGCTAGACGTTTTGTGGAAAACAAGCCGGTAACGCAACACATCAGTGAAAAAGACTACAAGAGCGTGGTCGATGGCTATAAGGACTATAAGAAAGGTCAAAGAAGCGATGTTCGTCTGTTTCTAGAAGATTTTGACATCGTTGATATCGTACGTCACAGTGTGGGCGTTGGTAGTGTGGGGACACTATGTTATTTGATCTTGCTACAAGATTTGGATAGTAACTATTTAGTATTGCAGGCTAAACAGGCCTTGCCAATTTACAATGACGACAAGTTGTACTCTGATGATGAAGTTAGTCAGGGACAAAATATCGTCAATAGTCAATTGATTTTGCAAAGTGCATCTGATCCATTCTTAGGTGCTTTTGATACGAAAAAATATAGTTTTTACATGCGTCAATTCAAGGATATGAAATCGTCGATCAACTTGGACAAATTGGACTTTGAATCGTTTGAGGATTACGTGAAAGTTTGCGTTATTTTATTGGCCAGAGCTCATTCTCATTCTCCAAACTATCCATTGATTATTGGATTTGGAGCCGAATACGCTGATATTGCTAACTCGTTGATGACTTTTACCAATAGTTATATCAAGCAGGTCGAATACGACTATGAATCATTTAAAAAAGAGCAGAGGGATGAAAGTTAA
- the ppk1 gene encoding polyphosphate kinase 1: MKDRYYNRDLSWILFDRRVIDQAYDPNVPFLEKLKFLAIASNNLDEFFRVRVHNIHTLVDENKCDKRTGLSGKGVLDREYDFNKRNISEQYKAYDALMKEAAEKDIFHLVKYKDLSDSEKKTVKKFYTKKIVPRLDMQRFSKEYKFRKNLYFLMETPKYTYTCPIPEDLGRLLETGVEGRYILIEDVMRAMFKDLIRKYKISKIMVFRATYDQNKPYDFLDKDMSNEEYLEKMIHYVDTRDLREIMRIEFSDEDEEKGRKYFSKLMKLNKKSVYKIPGPVDLKFLNVFYKQFRDDNKELVYKPFDALNWNTSNNILEYLNHSPILVQYPYDSFNVFIDYLDAAVKDPKTTEICITIYRTEKNSRLLQLLEEAAAKGINVTAVVELRARFDEVHNIEVAKTLKKAGVNVIFGDKVNKVHSKICMVLHADKTGYVQIGTGNYNAITAKGFTDISYFTSNQTYVDDAIKFFNYLKTGQKSHYNLLTASPNGINDMVIANIKKAAQAYLRDGQGEVFMKVNGLTDIEIIDTIYAAAKVGLPFRLIVRGPCSLKLGICGPKENIRVKSIVGQLLEHSRIFKFQFGHDHTEVWISSADMMTRNLERRVEIAVPIIEEKPKQQLIKIVKVFAKDTENSYVLDDEGEYAKHSQDHGTSAQQTWLSRLKWRKYIKTN, translated from the coding sequence ATGAAGGATAGATATTATAATAGGGATTTAAGTTGGATTTTATTTGATAGAAGAGTTATTGATCAAGCCTATGACCCCAACGTTCCATTTTTGGAGAAATTAAAATTTTTGGCTATTGCGTCAAATAATTTGGATGAATTTTTCCGTGTGCGGGTCCATAACATTCATACTTTAGTAGATGAAAACAAATGCGATAAAAGAACTGGCTTGTCAGGTAAAGGGGTCTTGGATCGGGAATATGATTTCAATAAACGAAATATTTCTGAACAATACAAGGCTTACGATGCTTTGATGAAAGAGGCAGCAGAAAAAGATATCTTCCATTTAGTGAAGTATAAGGATTTATCCGATTCAGAGAAAAAGACAGTCAAGAAATTCTACACGAAAAAAATTGTGCCACGTCTTGATATGCAACGTTTCTCCAAAGAATATAAATTTAGAAAGAATCTTTATTTCTTAATGGAGACGCCTAAGTATACATACACTTGTCCTATTCCAGAAGATTTGGGACGTTTGTTGGAAACTGGGGTTGAAGGTCGCTATATTCTAATCGAAGATGTCATGCGGGCTATGTTTAAAGATCTAATCAGAAAATATAAAATTTCGAAGATCATGGTCTTTCGAGCAACTTATGACCAGAATAAGCCTTACGATTTCTTGGACAAAGATATGAGTAATGAAGAGTATCTCGAGAAGATGATTCATTACGTTGATACTAGAGACTTACGAGAAATCATGCGAATTGAATTTTCTGACGAAGACGAAGAAAAGGGTCGTAAGTACTTTTCTAAATTAATGAAACTCAATAAGAAGAGTGTTTATAAGATACCAGGACCAGTTGATTTGAAGTTCTTGAATGTCTTTTATAAGCAATTCCGTGACGATAATAAAGAATTAGTTTATAAACCATTTGACGCTTTGAACTGGAATACTTCCAATAATATTTTGGAATACTTGAATCATTCGCCAATTTTGGTGCAATATCCTTATGATTCATTCAACGTCTTCATCGACTACTTAGATGCGGCCGTTAAAGATCCAAAGACAACTGAAATTTGTATTACTATTTATCGAACTGAAAAGAATTCACGACTATTGCAATTACTTGAAGAAGCTGCTGCTAAGGGAATTAACGTCACAGCAGTAGTAGAATTGCGTGCTCGTTTTGATGAAGTACACAACATTGAAGTAGCCAAAACGTTGAAAAAAGCCGGCGTTAATGTAATCTTCGGCGACAAGGTCAATAAAGTTCACTCGAAAATTTGTATGGTCTTGCATGCTGATAAAACAGGTTACGTTCAAATTGGAACTGGTAACTACAACGCTATTACTGCCAAAGGTTTCACTGATATCAGTTACTTTACTAGCAATCAAACTTATGTGGACGATGCCATTAAGTTTTTCAATTATTTAAAGACTGGTCAGAAGTCACATTATAATTTGTTGACGGCTTCACCTAATGGAATCAACGATATGGTTATCGCCAATATCAAGAAGGCTGCTCAAGCATATTTGCGTGATGGACAAGGAGAAGTCTTCATGAAAGTAAATGGTTTGACTGATATTGAGATTATCGACACCATTTACGCAGCTGCTAAAGTTGGCTTGCCATTTAGACTGATTGTCAGAGGGCCTTGTTCTTTGAAACTAGGTATCTGTGGTCCTAAGGAGAATATTCGAGTTAAGAGTATTGTCGGACAATTGTTGGAACACAGTCGAATTTTCAAATTCCAATTTGGTCATGATCACACTGAAGTCTGGATTTCTTCGGCTGATATGATGACGAGAAATTTGGAACGTCGTGTGGAAATTGCAGTGCCAATCATTGAAGAAAAGCCTAAACAACAACTAATTAAAATCGTCAAAGTCTTCGCTAAAGATACTGAGAATTCTTATGTCTTAGATGATGAAGGTGAATATGCCAAACATTCACAAGATCATGGTACTTCCGCTCAACAAACGTGGTTGAGTCGTCTCAAGTGGAGAAAGTACATCAAAACTAATTAA
- a CDS encoding proline-specific peptidase family protein gives MKQGTTILTLDNGYHLWTNTQGHGDIKLLCLHGGPGGNHEYWENFGEKLADLGVQVTMYDQLGSWYSDQPDYSDPEIAKKYLTYDYFLEEVEEVRQKLGLDNFYLIGQSWGGALVQMYAAKYGQHLKGAIISSMVDEIDEYVKSVNQCRLDTLGPDKVKYMQDIEAKNDLSDPTYQSYVDILNAEYVDRKQPTAIRHLIDTMSVPVYNTFQGDNEFVITGKLKDWHFRKHLKEITVPTLLTFGEHETMPISTAKIMQKEIPHARLVTTPNGGHHHMIDNAPVYFDHLEQFIKDVESGNFND, from the coding sequence ATGAAACAAGGGACAACAATCCTAACTCTCGACAACGGATATCATTTGTGGACTAACACTCAAGGACACGGTGACATCAAACTACTTTGCCTCCACGGTGGACCCGGTGGTAACCACGAATACTGGGAAAACTTTGGCGAAAAATTAGCTGACCTTGGCGTACAAGTTACAATGTACGATCAACTAGGCTCATGGTACTCAGATCAACCCGACTACTCTGACCCAGAAATTGCTAAAAAATATCTAACTTACGACTATTTCCTAGAAGAAGTTGAAGAAGTTAGACAAAAATTGGGACTAGATAACTTCTACCTTATCGGACAATCATGGGGTGGCGCTTTAGTTCAAATGTACGCTGCTAAATATGGTCAACACTTAAAGGGTGCTATCATCTCAAGTATGGTCGACGAAATTGACGAATACGTTAAGAGCGTTAACCAATGCCGTCTTGATACTTTAGGTCCGGACAAAGTTAAATACATGCAAGATATCGAAGCTAAAAATGACTTATCAGATCCAACATATCAAAGCTACGTTGATATCCTAAACGCTGAATATGTTGATCGTAAGCAACCAACAGCTATCAGACATTTGATCGATACTATGTCTGTTCCTGTTTACAACACATTCCAAGGTGACAACGAATTCGTTATCACTGGTAAATTAAAGGATTGGCACTTCAGAAAACACCTCAAGGAAATCACTGTTCCTACATTATTAACTTTTGGTGAACATGAAACAATGCCTATTTCTACTGCTAAGATTATGCAAAAGGAAATTCCACATGCACGTCTAGTTACAACTCCAAACGGTGGTCACCACCACATGATCGATAACGCTCCGGTTTACTTCGATCACTTGGAACAATTCATCAAAGATGTTGAATCAGGTAACTTCAACGACTAA
- a CDS encoding threonine/serine exporter family protein: METITATEIVTLCGQVGTILLENGAETARVENTVEYVGRAANLPVVCHATMTGIFVSSEKDAATRIFKVRVGDFNLQKVDDINTLSRQFYRHEISFKKLKKEVQLVDHESRDFSWLVKCIGAGLVSMPPMLLFKATWGDLFLAFFVGIIGYLISQFVAHHNKTPYIPVALGSLAISFIANVLGDVGIAHDANYIIISALMPLVPGVPMTNSLREIIERNTISGLVRATDAIMSGISIGSGVIVGQILMRAIWGG; encoded by the coding sequence ATGGAGACAATCACAGCAACAGAAATTGTTACTCTTTGTGGTCAAGTGGGTACGATTCTACTAGAGAATGGGGCAGAAACGGCTCGAGTTGAAAATACAGTTGAATATGTTGGAAGAGCTGCCAATTTACCGGTTGTTTGTCACGCGACAATGACTGGTATTTTTGTTAGCTCAGAAAAAGACGCTGCCACGAGAATCTTTAAAGTGCGAGTAGGGGATTTTAACTTGCAAAAAGTAGATGACATCAATACTTTATCGAGACAATTTTATCGACATGAAATTAGTTTTAAAAAGCTCAAAAAAGAAGTTCAATTAGTCGATCACGAATCAAGAGATTTTTCATGGTTAGTCAAATGTATTGGAGCTGGGCTAGTTTCCATGCCACCGATGCTTTTGTTCAAGGCTACTTGGGGTGATTTGTTTTTGGCTTTTTTTGTGGGAATTATTGGCTATTTGATTTCCCAATTCGTCGCACATCACAATAAGACTCCTTATATACCAGTAGCCTTAGGAAGCTTAGCAATTAGTTTCATCGCTAATGTTTTAGGGGATGTCGGAATTGCTCACGATGCTAATTACATTATTATTAGTGCATTGATGCCATTAGTTCCCGGAGTTCCGATGACCAACTCTTTGCGAGAGATCATCGAACGAAATACGATCTCTGGATTAGTTCGTGCGACTGATGCAATTATGTCGGGTATTTCTATCGGTAGTGGTGTAATCGTCGGACAAATTTTGATGCGAGCAATTTGGGGAGGTTAA
- a CDS encoding threonine/serine exporter family protein translates to MTMQLIYGFIFGFLSSVGFGIITNNPRRTLIPSGIVGALAWIVYILVESINHGLIMPNLLGAVVIGLLGNLCAILVRAPVNIFYVPCLVSLVPGAILYDSMKNFTLGKDALAAYGFVKALTVGLSLAIGFIIAETIANKIYPRLKRHLLEKESK, encoded by the coding sequence ATGACAATGCAATTGATCTATGGCTTTATTTTCGGCTTTTTGTCTAGCGTTGGCTTCGGGATCATTACCAATAATCCTAGACGGACTTTGATACCTTCAGGAATCGTTGGTGCTTTGGCATGGATAGTCTATATTCTTGTTGAATCAATCAATCATGGTCTAATTATGCCTAACCTCTTGGGAGCAGTCGTGATTGGTTTATTAGGAAATCTTTGCGCAATTCTAGTACGAGCACCGGTCAATATTTTTTACGTACCATGCTTGGTTTCATTAGTTCCGGGGGCTATTTTATACGATAGCATGAAGAATTTTACTTTGGGAAAAGATGCCTTGGCAGCCTACGGTTTCGTGAAAGCTTTGACTGTAGGACTGTCTTTAGCGATTGGTTTCATTATTGCTGAAACGATTGCTAATAAGATTTATCCACGTTTGAAGCGTCATTTGTTAGAAAAAGAGAGTAAATAG
- a CDS encoding TIGR03766 family XrtG-associated glycosyltransferase: MRETLFKFNNRAIKIIFYIFFTATFIFALTSSNLILGDNPITRIGTTAFTTVVLLLIGALFTICYVNHSVRDFLLWLFVDRSWITATVCFILAILWQIVFVSRIHYGVHDDVGAVHAALTNTKDVNIIGYFSVNPNNLGLLLLQHQIALIFHHTSWMFFDFMTIIMVDLAALFNLGSVFVIDKSKIPILLYLQAMWMALFPAIVVPYTDTWVLPFVAFYILCYVIVARSNMGKALKLVFAVLGGFTVGATYFIKPSGIVPMIAIIIIELISLFNKNKKHWIWLLLVTSVLALGAGSSYYKFNHAIDNQTYIHVNTFRAKPMIHFINMGLSKTGGYNAKDSYKMVILINKKDRINYSVKSIKKRLHKMGFGGYIKFLIVKQKNNTSDGTFGWLREGISAPSKYTPDKHGFKGKLENFVLLYGNNVGDFRFLTQIFWCIWLGLIFFAWKDDRKIIQILRLSLVGGFIFLLIFEGGRSRYLIQFIPVFLILATLEWKTSVQQVRRLLKWNLNPGPKHRKNVL; the protein is encoded by the coding sequence ATGAGAGAGACATTATTTAAATTTAACAATCGAGCTATAAAGATAATCTTTTATATTTTCTTTACAGCTACGTTTATTTTTGCTTTGACATCGTCCAATTTGATCTTGGGAGATAATCCTATTACGAGAATTGGGACAACCGCTTTTACGACAGTAGTGTTGTTACTCATTGGGGCGTTATTCACTATTTGTTACGTAAATCATTCGGTGAGAGATTTTTTGCTGTGGCTATTTGTTGATCGAAGTTGGATCACGGCGACAGTTTGTTTCATATTGGCGATTTTATGGCAAATCGTTTTCGTCTCACGGATTCACTACGGTGTGCACGATGATGTTGGGGCAGTTCATGCTGCTTTGACGAATACTAAAGATGTCAATATTATTGGTTATTTCAGTGTTAACCCGAATAACTTGGGATTGCTGTTGTTGCAACATCAGATTGCGTTGATTTTTCACCATACGTCATGGATGTTCTTTGATTTTATGACGATAATTATGGTCGACTTGGCAGCACTATTCAATTTAGGGTCTGTCTTCGTGATAGATAAATCAAAGATTCCCATTCTTTTGTATCTTCAAGCTATGTGGATGGCACTTTTTCCGGCAATAGTTGTTCCCTATACTGATACTTGGGTTTTGCCATTCGTAGCGTTTTATATTCTTTGTTACGTTATTGTTGCTCGTTCGAATATGGGCAAAGCTTTGAAGTTAGTTTTTGCCGTTTTAGGTGGTTTTACGGTTGGAGCAACGTATTTCATCAAGCCATCCGGAATCGTACCGATGATTGCCATTATAATTATCGAATTAATCAGTCTATTTAATAAGAATAAGAAACATTGGATTTGGCTACTTTTGGTAACGAGTGTCTTGGCGCTTGGTGCCGGTAGCAGCTACTACAAATTTAATCACGCAATCGATAATCAGACATATATTCATGTGAATACGTTCCGAGCTAAGCCGATGATTCACTTCATCAATATGGGACTGTCAAAAACTGGTGGTTACAATGCCAAAGATTCATATAAGATGGTTATTTTGATCAATAAGAAAGATCGAATCAATTATTCAGTCAAATCTATCAAAAAGAGACTCCATAAAATGGGTTTTGGTGGCTATATCAAATTCTTGATTGTAAAGCAAAAGAACAATACTTCTGACGGAACTTTTGGTTGGCTACGTGAAGGTATTTCAGCACCTAGTAAATACACGCCGGATAAACACGGTTTCAAGGGAAAACTGGAGAATTTCGTACTATTGTATGGTAACAATGTCGGAGATTTCCGTTTTCTTACTCAAATTTTTTGGTGTATTTGGCTAGGCTTGATTTTCTTTGCTTGGAAAGATGATAGGAAAATCATACAGATATTACGATTATCATTAGTTGGTGGTTTTATTTTCTTACTAATCTTTGAAGGTGGTAGAAGTCGTTATTTAATTCAGTTCATACCGGTGTTCTTAATTTTGGCGACTTTGGAATGGAAGACTTCGGTTCAACAAGTTAGACGGTTGTTGAAGTGGAATCTTAATCCGGGGCCTAAGCATCGGAAAAATGTACTTTAG
- a CDS encoding heavy metal translocating P-type ATPase, translating to MTKLNIWISKHQNKMTLSIAVLIALSLISSYLLHLEIVATVFMIVASIIGAIPVALHAFGALQNKVISIELLVTIAVIGAFIIGEYEESAVVTFLFLFGSYLEQKTLEKTRSSVKSLTKMAPTTAELVNEDGTTETVDVDDLDEGDHVLVKPGGQIPVDGKIIDGTGYMNEASITGESTPVQKSNGDKVFAGSIADNGTITIETTSVGEDTTFGKIIELVEEAQDSQSPAARFIDKFATYYTPAVLVIGILVWIFTQNFPLAITVLVLGCPGALVIGAPVSNVAGIGNGAKNGILMKGGNAVNTFSHVDTLVLDKTGTLTTGKMSVTDIDNFGKDKNEDLGLLSAVEKTSDHPLGQAIVRYINDLGITDTPKLPELDTVKGQGLVGQNDDFKILVGNERLMKANDVKISDAQRKAINSRMNDGDSVVLMAIDQELRLVVGVNDQLRPDAREGLQALKDAGLRRVVMLTGDNKVAAQRVAERLPIDEVHAELLPEDKVEFVKKFQEQGSIVAFVGDGINDSPSLATADIGIGMGTGTDVAIETSDIILVKSSFDALAHAYTLSKKTVANTKENIVIAVGTVALLLLGLIVGIIHMGSGMFVHEISILVVIFNAMRLIGNKSSKLDSNQVVSPAN from the coding sequence ATGACAAAATTAAATATATGGATTTCAAAACATCAAAATAAGATGACCTTATCAATCGCTGTATTGATTGCGCTTAGTTTGATTTCAAGTTATCTGTTGCATCTTGAAATTGTAGCAACAGTCTTCATGATCGTTGCTAGTATCATTGGGGCAATCCCAGTTGCATTGCATGCCTTCGGTGCTTTGCAAAATAAAGTTATTAGTATTGAATTACTAGTTACGATTGCTGTTATAGGGGCTTTTATCATTGGAGAATATGAAGAATCAGCCGTTGTTACATTCTTATTCCTCTTTGGTAGTTACCTCGAACAAAAGACTTTGGAAAAGACACGTTCTTCAGTTAAGAGTTTGACGAAGATGGCTCCTACAACTGCTGAATTGGTCAACGAGGACGGTACTACTGAAACTGTTGACGTTGATGATTTGGACGAAGGAGACCACGTTTTAGTTAAACCAGGTGGTCAAATTCCTGTTGATGGAAAGATTATTGATGGAACTGGCTACATGAATGAAGCTTCAATTACAGGTGAATCAACACCCGTTCAAAAGAGTAATGGCGATAAGGTTTTTGCCGGTTCAATCGCCGATAACGGAACTATCACTATTGAGACAACTTCTGTCGGTGAAGATACTACTTTCGGTAAAATCATCGAATTAGTCGAAGAAGCTCAAGATAGTCAATCACCTGCCGCTCGTTTTATTGATAAGTTCGCTACATATTACACACCTGCAGTTTTAGTTATTGGTATTTTAGTTTGGATTTTTACACAAAACTTCCCACTAGCTATCACCGTTTTAGTTCTAGGATGCCCTGGTGCTTTAGTTATCGGTGCTCCAGTTTCTAACGTTGCCGGAATTGGTAATGGTGCTAAGAATGGTATTTTGATGAAAGGTGGAAACGCCGTTAATACATTCTCACACGTTGATACTCTAGTCCTTGATAAGACTGGTACTTTGACTACTGGTAAGATGTCAGTTACTGATATCGACAACTTTGGTAAAGATAAGAACGAAGATTTAGGCTTGCTTTCAGCAGTTGAAAAGACTTCTGATCACCCATTGGGTCAAGCTATTGTTAGATATATCAATGATTTAGGAATTACTGATACACCAAAATTGCCTGAATTAGATACTGTTAAAGGCCAAGGATTAGTTGGTCAAAATGATGATTTCAAGATTTTAGTTGGTAATGAACGTTTGATGAAAGCCAACGATGTCAAGATTTCTGATGCACAAAGAAAAGCTATCAACAGCCGTATGAATGATGGAGATTCCGTTGTTTTGATGGCAATCGATCAAGAATTACGTTTAGTCGTTGGTGTTAATGACCAATTGAGACCAGATGCTAGAGAAGGACTTCAAGCTCTTAAGGATGCTGGTTTGAGACGAGTAGTTATGTTGACAGGTGATAACAAAGTTGCTGCACAACGTGTTGCCGAAAGACTTCCAATCGATGAAGTTCACGCTGAATTATTACCAGAAGATAAAGTTGAATTTGTTAAGAAGTTCCAAGAACAAGGTAGTATCGTAGCTTTCGTTGGTGATGGTATCAATGATTCACCTTCACTTGCTACTGCAGATATAGGTATTGGAATGGGTACTGGTACTGATGTTGCTATTGAAACATCTGACATTATCCTGGTTAAATCAAGTTTTGATGCATTAGCACATGCCTATACTTTATCCAAGAAGACTGTTGCTAATACTAAAGAAAACATCGTCATCGCGGTTGGAACAGTTGCCTTACTATTGTTAGGTTTGATCGTTGGTATTATCCATATGGGTAGTGGAATGTTCGTTCACGAAATTAGTATTTTGGTAGTTATCTTCAACGCAATGAGATTAATTGGAAATAAATCTTCAAAACTTGATTCAAATCAAGTTGTTAGTCCGGCTAACTAA
- a CDS encoding heavy-metal-associated domain-containing protein, which translates to MAKVILQLGALTCPSCMTKIRKAVENQDGVSNVKVLFNAGKVRADIDQSKVTGDDLSTVITDLGYEVKKVKTKELA; encoded by the coding sequence ATGGCAAAAGTTATTTTACAATTAGGCGCATTGACATGCCCATCATGTATGACAAAGATTAGAAAAGCAGTTGAAAATCAAGATGGCGTTTCAAACGTTAAGGTCCTCTTCAATGCTGGTAAAGTTAGAGCCGATATTGATCAAAGTAAAGTTACAGGGGATGACCTATCAACTGTAATTACAGATTTAGGATACGAAGTTAAAAAAGTTAAAACTAAGGAGCTTGCATAA